In Listeria monocytogenes, the following proteins share a genomic window:
- a CDS encoding VOC family protein produces the protein MIEKIGQVMLYVENQAAVRDFWVEKLDFVVVSEEVVNGEIQWIEIAPTKGVETTFVLQNKKKVAEMNPEMNLGTPSILLFGNNVAELYEEYKNKGITVGDLVDLPMGRVFNFSDNEGNYFAICEK, from the coding sequence ATGATTGAAAAAATTGGCCAAGTGATGTTATATGTGGAAAACCAAGCGGCAGTAAGAGATTTTTGGGTAGAAAAATTAGATTTTGTCGTCGTTTCAGAAGAGGTTGTAAACGGCGAGATTCAGTGGATTGAAATAGCGCCAACTAAAGGTGTGGAGACAACTTTTGTCCTTCAAAATAAAAAGAAAGTAGCGGAAATGAACCCAGAAATGAATCTTGGGACACCATCTATTTTATTATTTGGAAATAATGTTGCAGAACTTTATGAGGAATATAAAAATAAAGGCATTACGGTTGGTGATTTGGTCGATTTACCAATGGGCAGGGTGTTCAATTTTTCGGATAACGAAGGAAATTACTTTGCGATTTGCGAAAAATAA
- a CDS encoding DedA family protein, with protein sequence METWITSIMADFGYIGIFVLIMVENLFPPIPSEIILTFGGFMTTVTSLNVVMVIIVATLGSVVGAILLYKVASYFGKERFTKIVLKYGRILRLKESDIERAENFFLKYGSWAVFLCRMIPLIRSLISIPAGMTKMKMSKFLILTTAGSLLWNTVLIGLGAMLGESWSEIVVFMDSFSTIIYSIIAILVVVGLGFFFRARFKKTLDEE encoded by the coding sequence TTGGAAACTTGGATTACAAGTATTATGGCTGATTTTGGCTATATAGGTATTTTTGTTTTGATTATGGTTGAAAACTTGTTTCCGCCTATTCCCTCTGAGATTATCTTAACTTTTGGTGGATTTATGACGACAGTTACATCACTGAATGTCGTGATGGTGATTATTGTAGCAACACTAGGTTCTGTAGTGGGCGCTATTTTACTGTATAAAGTCGCTTCTTATTTTGGTAAAGAACGATTCACAAAAATTGTGTTAAAATACGGCCGGATTTTGCGGCTGAAGGAATCTGATATTGAACGCGCAGAGAATTTCTTTTTGAAATATGGAAGTTGGGCCGTGTTTTTATGTCGAATGATTCCACTAATACGAAGCCTGATTTCGATTCCAGCAGGGATGACCAAGATGAAAATGTCGAAGTTTCTAATTTTGACAACTGCAGGAAGTTTACTTTGGAATACAGTTTTAATTGGACTTGGCGCTATGCTTGGTGAATCATGGAGTGAAATTGTTGTTTTCATGGATAGCTTTTCAACAATTATTTATAGCATCATTGCGATACTTGTAGTGGTCGGCTTAGGATTCTTTTTCCGGGCACGTTTCAAAAAAACATTAGACGAAGAATAA
- a CDS encoding pyruvate, water dikinase regulatory protein yields the protein MENPVIIYVISDAIGETAQHIIRAVTAQFSLNKPADIRRHAFIRDESALLETLEEAKAADGIVVQTLVQAKLAEYATNFCVQNNIPNVDLLHTLTAAVEAKTGLKSKQDPGNMRRLDSNYFDRIAAIEFAVKYDDCKDPRGLLDADIVLVGVSRTSKTPLSSFLANQNWKVANVPLVPEIPIPAELFQIPAERIIGLTTTPEKLAQIRKVRLKSIGLDEASSYSSEKRILEELEYGYDTFKKLGCQVIHVEDKAIEETAALITEIITSYH from the coding sequence ATGGAAAATCCGGTTATTATATACGTTATTTCTGATGCTATCGGAGAAACTGCTCAACATATTATTCGCGCGGTAACAGCTCAGTTTTCGCTTAATAAGCCTGCGGACATTCGCCGCCATGCTTTTATTCGTGATGAGAGCGCTTTACTTGAAACGTTAGAAGAAGCCAAAGCAGCAGATGGTATCGTCGTTCAAACGCTCGTACAAGCTAAGTTAGCTGAGTATGCCACTAATTTTTGTGTGCAAAACAATATTCCAAACGTAGATTTGTTACATACACTAACCGCTGCGGTCGAAGCAAAAACCGGCTTAAAATCTAAACAAGACCCAGGAAATATGCGTCGTCTTGATAGCAATTATTTTGATCGTATTGCCGCTATTGAATTTGCAGTAAAATATGATGATTGCAAAGACCCCCGCGGCCTATTAGATGCAGATATCGTTCTTGTTGGGGTATCAAGAACGAGCAAAACCCCTCTGAGTAGCTTTCTTGCCAATCAAAATTGGAAAGTTGCTAATGTACCACTTGTTCCCGAAATTCCGATTCCAGCTGAACTTTTCCAAATCCCAGCGGAACGTATTATCGGCCTTACAACCACCCCAGAAAAACTAGCGCAAATTCGCAAAGTCCGTTTAAAATCCATTGGTCTAGACGAAGCAAGTAGTTATTCCAGTGAAAAACGTATTTTAGAGGAACTAGAATATGGTTATGACACATTCAAAAAGCTTGGCTGCCAAGTCATTCATGTAGAAGATAAAGCCATTGAGGAAACCGCTGCCCTAATCACGGAAATTATCACGAGTTACCACTAA
- the ppdK gene encoding pyruvate, phosphate dikinase, with the protein MRKFVYQFSEGSKEMKNLLGGKGANLAEMTNIGLPVPPGFIISTDACNDYTANNKHLSEAIFEEVKIHLAELEKQTGKIFGFAENPLLVSVRSGAPFSMPGMMDTVLNLGLNDQAAEGLANLTGDARSAYDSYRRFIQMFGDVVFEIPSYQFEQALSRIKKANDYRLDTELNATDLSELIDAYKLIFSQATGTDFPQDPLEQLRLAIIAVFNSWMNPRAVIYRRLHDIDASFGTAVNIQAMVFGNTGETSGTGITFTRNPSTGEKKVFGEFLLNAQGEDVVAGIRTPEPIIALQERMPTVYKELLYTCELLENHYLDMQDIEFTIEKGKLYVLQTRSGKRTAKAAIQAAVDFVQEGKITREEAIMRVETKQLNQLLHPTFLESALKNGQVIATGLPASPGAATGQIFFEAKEAVQAAERGIPVILVRNETSPEDIEGMARSNAILTAHGGMTSHAAVVARGMGKCCIAGCAELIINEHEKTLLLSNGEALHEGDYLSLDGSTGKVYLGEIALTEAQIGGHFNELMAWADAEKRLMIRVNADTPSDFKKALLFGAEGIGLCRTEHMFFDEKRIPYVRQMILAESLNERESVLAILKEMQKADFSELFRIADGRAVNIRLLDPPLHEFLPKMKQEIEQLAGAMNRTVPQITNRINELKEANPMLGHRGCRLAITFPEIYRMQAEAIIESAIIVHNEGIDVHPEIMIPLIATKNELSYIKKELQQAVQAIFDREQVVIPYDIGTMIEIPRACVTADEIAEEAAFFSFGTNDLTQLTYGFSRDDATKFLADYYEKDILPKDPFVSIDKNGVGALVEMAVTRGRMTSEHLKMGVCGEHGGDPESIQFFHQLGLSYVSCSPYRVPIARLAAAQAALAEKHLIPTI; encoded by the coding sequence GTGAGAAAATTTGTCTATCAGTTCAGTGAAGGTTCTAAAGAAATGAAAAATCTTTTAGGAGGAAAAGGCGCTAACTTGGCCGAAATGACGAATATCGGTTTGCCTGTGCCTCCTGGTTTTATTATCTCGACTGATGCCTGTAACGATTACACGGCAAACAATAAACACCTCTCCGAAGCTATATTTGAAGAAGTAAAAATTCATTTAGCAGAACTGGAAAAACAAACCGGGAAAATTTTCGGATTTGCAGAAAACCCTCTACTCGTTTCCGTTCGTTCGGGTGCCCCTTTTTCGATGCCAGGTATGATGGATACCGTGCTCAATCTTGGTTTAAATGACCAAGCCGCAGAAGGGCTCGCCAACTTAACTGGTGATGCTCGTTCGGCTTATGATTCTTACCGCCGTTTTATTCAAATGTTTGGTGACGTTGTTTTTGAAATTCCGAGCTACCAATTTGAACAGGCTCTTAGTCGCATCAAAAAAGCAAATGACTACCGTTTAGACACGGAATTAAATGCGACTGATTTAAGCGAACTCATCGATGCTTACAAACTAATTTTTAGCCAAGCAACTGGCACAGATTTCCCGCAAGACCCTTTAGAGCAACTACGACTTGCTATTATCGCTGTCTTTAATTCTTGGATGAATCCTCGCGCTGTTATTTACCGCAGATTACATGATATTGATGCAAGTTTTGGTACAGCTGTTAATATTCAAGCGATGGTTTTTGGAAATACTGGAGAAACGAGTGGAACTGGCATTACCTTTACCCGCAATCCTTCCACTGGTGAAAAGAAGGTGTTCGGGGAATTTTTACTGAATGCGCAAGGTGAAGATGTGGTTGCAGGAATTCGCACGCCTGAGCCGATAATTGCACTGCAAGAAAGAATGCCTACTGTTTACAAAGAGCTCCTCTATACTTGTGAACTTCTCGAAAATCATTATTTAGACATGCAAGATATTGAATTTACCATCGAAAAAGGAAAACTCTATGTCTTACAAACTAGAAGTGGCAAGCGAACAGCCAAAGCAGCTATTCAAGCGGCCGTGGATTTTGTGCAAGAAGGAAAAATCACTCGTGAAGAAGCCATTATGCGTGTGGAAACAAAACAACTAAACCAATTACTTCACCCAACTTTTCTTGAAAGCGCTCTTAAAAATGGACAAGTCATCGCAACAGGTTTACCTGCAAGCCCTGGTGCTGCAACAGGGCAAATTTTCTTTGAAGCAAAAGAAGCTGTCCAAGCAGCCGAACGTGGTATTCCTGTCATTTTAGTTCGTAATGAGACTTCTCCTGAAGATATCGAAGGCATGGCGCGGAGTAATGCTATTTTAACCGCTCATGGTGGTATGACTTCTCACGCTGCCGTCGTTGCCCGCGGAATGGGAAAATGCTGTATCGCTGGATGCGCCGAACTTATTATTAATGAGCATGAAAAAACGCTCCTTCTTTCTAATGGTGAAGCGCTTCATGAAGGTGACTATCTCTCGCTCGATGGCAGTACTGGCAAAGTGTATCTCGGGGAAATCGCACTGACAGAAGCGCAAATTGGCGGGCATTTTAACGAGTTAATGGCGTGGGCTGATGCGGAGAAAAGATTAATGATTCGAGTAAATGCAGATACCCCATCAGACTTTAAAAAAGCGCTTTTATTTGGTGCGGAAGGTATTGGTCTCTGCCGTACCGAGCATATGTTTTTTGATGAAAAACGAATTCCTTATGTGCGCCAAATGATTTTAGCAGAATCATTAAACGAGCGCGAATCCGTTTTAGCAATTTTAAAAGAAATGCAAAAAGCCGATTTCAGTGAATTATTCCGTATTGCAGATGGTCGCGCGGTAAACATTCGCTTGCTTGATCCACCGTTACATGAATTTTTACCAAAAATGAAGCAAGAAATAGAACAATTAGCTGGCGCGATGAATCGAACCGTTCCTCAAATTACAAACCGAATCAACGAACTAAAAGAAGCCAATCCCATGCTCGGACATCGTGGTTGCCGGCTTGCTATCACGTTCCCAGAAATTTACCGGATGCAGGCGGAAGCAATTATCGAAAGTGCGATTATCGTTCATAATGAAGGAATAGATGTTCACCCAGAAATCATGATTCCACTCATCGCTACGAAAAACGAACTTAGCTATATAAAAAAAGAACTGCAACAAGCAGTCCAAGCTATTTTTGATAGAGAACAAGTAGTGATTCCCTATGATATCGGAACGATGATTGAAATTCCGCGAGCGTGTGTAACTGCAGACGAAATTGCCGAGGAAGCAGCGTTCTTTAGCTTTGGAACCAATGATTTAACACAGCTCACTTATGGTTTTTCACGTGATGATGCGACCAAGTTCCTAGCCGATTATTATGAAAAAGATATTTTACCTAAAGATCCATTTGTTTCGATTGACAAAAATGGTGTTGGCGCACTGGTTGAAATGGCGGTTACACGTGGACGAATGACTTCGGAACATTTAAAAATGGGTGTTTGCGGCGAACATGGTGGCGATCCTGAATCTATCCAGTTCTTCCATCAATTAGGGCTTAGCTATGTTTCTTGTTCCCCGTACCGCGTTCCGATTGCCCGCCTTGCAGCAGCTCAAGCAGCATTAGCGGAAAAACATTTAATTCCAACTATCTAA
- a CDS encoding aromatic acid exporter family protein — protein sequence MRIGMRTVKTAIAATLAIILAEWLHLEYAVSAGIIAILSVQNTKKGSLQLAIQRVYSTVLALSIAAVFFMLIGYNAVSFGLYLLIFIPLAVRLHVADGIVVSSVLVSHILLEQSLSFFWFKNELLLMAVGAGIAIILNLYMPKMEDELKRSQQKIEAIMRQILTEMTQGLRNQSEYHDEFGLLNQLKGTLDYAQEKAARNLDNQFFASSHYYSQYVDMRLVQYRILTQMKRHLVAFDHSSEQSMALAEITEKTAQTLDEHNTAEDLVAEITKMVHEFRSSKLPETRAEFENRAILFQFMNDLRYLLEMKRDFYAEFGLKEKEMTRGR from the coding sequence ATGCGGATTGGAATGCGCACGGTAAAAACCGCGATTGCAGCGACACTCGCGATAATTTTGGCGGAATGGCTACACTTGGAATATGCAGTTTCGGCAGGGATTATCGCAATTTTAAGTGTTCAAAATACGAAAAAGGGGTCTTTACAATTAGCGATTCAGCGGGTTTATTCGACCGTTTTGGCACTATCTATTGCTGCTGTATTTTTCATGCTTATTGGTTATAATGCGGTGAGTTTTGGACTTTATTTATTAATTTTTATTCCGCTTGCTGTAAGACTTCATGTTGCTGATGGAATTGTTGTGAGCTCTGTACTTGTATCGCATATTTTACTCGAACAATCATTATCCTTTTTCTGGTTTAAAAATGAACTGTTACTTATGGCAGTTGGCGCTGGCATAGCGATTATTTTAAATTTATATATGCCAAAAATGGAAGACGAATTAAAACGCAGCCAACAAAAAATAGAAGCAATTATGCGGCAAATTTTGACGGAAATGACGCAAGGGCTTCGGAATCAGTCGGAGTATCATGATGAGTTTGGCTTATTAAATCAATTAAAGGGTACATTAGACTATGCACAGGAAAAAGCAGCGAGAAATTTAGACAATCAGTTTTTTGCTTCTTCCCACTATTATTCGCAGTACGTCGATATGCGGCTTGTGCAGTATCGAATTTTAACACAAATGAAACGGCATTTAGTCGCGTTTGATCATTCTTCTGAGCAAAGCATGGCGCTAGCAGAAATTACGGAAAAAACGGCACAGACGCTAGATGAGCATAATACGGCAGAAGATTTAGTGGCGGAGATTACTAAGATGGTGCATGAGTTTCGAAGTAGTAAACTCCCAGAAACACGAGCAGAATTTGAAAATAGAGCAATTCTATTTCAATTTATGAATGATTTGCGCTATTTGTTAGAAATGAAGCGCGATTTTTATGCGGAGTTTGGACTAAAAGAAAAAGAAATGACGAGGGGACGATGA